One genomic window of Bactrocera dorsalis isolate Fly_Bdor chromosome 4, ASM2337382v1, whole genome shotgun sequence includes the following:
- the LOC105225181 gene encoding uncharacterized protein LOC105225181 gives MSARKIPHILKLSAQEQKEFVNSFDVVMCDCDGVMWMIAAPLAGSGEAVNALKADGKQVLFVTNNSMRSDDEYVKLFGGIGVKDFQTNDIIHPIKSMLYYIKKHNIKEPVFSLCSPPSTRMLRKVGVDVRTLDTTEEITPNNLGRITEPEARMGAVLYDIKLDLTYPQIAAATRYLADKDCQFIAGGTDWLLPMTKDLTVPGFCDILDTLKRFTGREPIIISKPAVLLGEILKDIYKLADPKRCLFVGDSLTHDVRFGLNCGYQTLLVLSGSTPIEEMWQAKAEDQPHFYADSMADFIELYANISKSA, from the exons ATGTCTGCTCGTAAAATACCGCACATTTTGAAGCTCTCCGCGCAGGAGCAGAAGGAGTTCGTCAACTCCTTCGACGTAGTGATGTGTGATTGTGATGGTGTTATGTGGATGATTGCGGCACCGCTGGCCGGTTCGGGTGAAGCGGTGAATGCACTGAAGGCGGATGGCAAGCAAGTGCTCTTTGTGACCAATAACAGTATGCGCTCGGACGATGAATACGTTAAGTTGTTCGGCGGGATCGGAGTGAAGGATTTTCAAACG AACGACATCATACATCCCATTAAGTCCATGCTGTACTATATAAAGAAGCATAATATAAAGGAGCCAGTTTTCTCATTATGCAGTCCCCCCAGTACTAGAATGCTTCGTAAAGTGGGCGTAGATGTAAGGACTTTg GACACCACTGAAGAAATTACACCCAATAATTTGGGAAGAATCACAGAACCGGAAGCAAGAATGGGCGCTGTACTGTATGATATCAAATTGGACTTAACTTATCCGCAAATTGCAGCGGCCACACGGTATCTAGCAGACAAGGATTGCCAGTTTATTGCCGGTGGTACAGATTGGTTATTACCGATGACGAAGGATCTAACTGTACCAG GATTTTGCGATATCCTCGACACACTTAAACGCTTCACAGGACGAGAACCGATAATAATTAGCAAACCGGCAGTTTTGCTTGGAGAAATTTTGAAGGATATCTACAAATTGGCCGATCCCAAGCGTTGTCTGTTTGTGGGCGATTCTCTCACGCACGATGTGCGCTTCGGTCTGAATTGTGGCTACCAAACCTTGCTCGTTTTAAGCGGCAGCACACCCATAGAGGAAATGTGGCAGGCAAAAGCGGAGGATCAGCCTCATTTTTATGCGGATAGCATGGCCGATTTCATAGAACTATATGCGAATATAAGTAAAAGTgcttaa
- the LOC125778469 gene encoding uncharacterized protein LOC125778469 isoform X1, with product MSARKVPHILKLSAEEQKEFVNSFDVVMCDCDGVMWMATSPLPRTGEAANALKDDGKRVYFVSNNSERPEEEYVNKFTRIGVKDFQASHIMHPAKSMLYYIKKHNIKQPVFSLCSAHGNETIRRGGVDVRTLVTKEDVEIATLDKITRPEQKMGAVLYDINLNLTYAQIAAATRYLADKDCQFIAGGTDWLLPMSKDLTLPGFCDFLDTIKRFSGREPTIVSKPAVLLGEILKDVYKLADPKRCLFVGDSLTHDVRFGLNCGFQTLLVLSGGAHIEEMWQASAENQPHFYADSIADFIELYANISKNT from the exons ATGTCTGCTCGCAAAGTACCGCATATTTTGAAGCTCTCGGCTGAGGAGCAGAAGGAGTTCGTCAACTCCTTCGATGTGGTGATGTGTGATTGTGATGGTGTTATGTGGATGGCTACGTCTCCGCTGCCTAGGACGGGTGAAGCGGCGAATGCGCTGAAGGATGATGGCAAGCGAGTGTATTTTGTGTCCAATAATAGTGAGCGGCCAGAGGAAGAGTATGTGAATAAGTTCACCAGGATCGGAGTGAAGGATTTTCAAGCG AGCCACATTATGCATCCAGCTAAGTCCATGTTGTACTATATAAAGAAGCACAATATAAAGCAGCCGGTTTTCTCATTATGCAGTGCACACGGTAATGAAACGATTCGTCGTGGAGGCGTAGACGTGAGGACTTTG gTCACTAAGGAAGACGTTGAAATCGCCACTTTGGACAAAATCACAAGACCGGAACAAAAAATGGGCGCTGTTTTGTATGATATCAATTTGAATCTGACTTATGCGCAAATAGCAGCGGCCACAAGATATCTAGCAGACAAGGATTGCCAGTTTATTGCCGGTGGTACAGATTGGTTATTACCGATGTCGAAAGATCTAACCTTACCAG GATTTTGCGATTTCCTCGACACAATTAAGCGGTTCTCAGGACGCGAGCCGACAATCGTAAGCAAACCGGCGGTTTTGCTTGGTGAAATTTTGAAGGACGTCTATAAATTGGCCGATCCCAAGCGTTGTCTCTTTGTGGGCGATTCTCTCACGCACGATGTGCGCTTCGGTCTGAATTGTGGCTTTCAAACCTTGCTCGTTTTGAGCGGCGGTGCACATATAGAGGAAATGTGGCAAGCAAGTGCGGAGAATCAGCCTCATTTTTATGCGGATAGCATAGCCGATTTTATAGAATTATATGctaatataagtaaaaatacTTAA
- the LOC125775310 gene encoding uncharacterized protein LOC125775310 isoform X4 has product MSARKVPHILKLSAKEQKEFVNSFDVVLCDCDGVMWMASSPLPRTGEAVNALKDDGKQVFFVSNNSERPEEEYVNKFIRIGVKDFQADVKEGVRLSNLEEITEPEQKMGAVLFDINSNLNYVQMTAATRYLADKDCDFLLGAPDPRFRLGTGVMLPICNDFYLILKRLTGREATIVGKPSVLLGEILKDIYKLDNPKRCLFVGDSLAVDIPFGLNCGFQTLLVLSGCTPIEEMWQANAEDQPHFYADGIADFIELYANISKKA; this is encoded by the exons ATGTCTGCCCGCAAAGTACCGCATATTTTGAAGCTCTCGGCTAAGGAGCAGAAGGAGTTCGTCAACTCCTTCGATGTAGTGTTGTGTGATTGCGACGGTGTTATGTGGATGGCTTCGTCTCCGCTGCCTAGGACGGGTGAAGCGGTGAATGCGCTGAAGGACGATGGCAAGCAGGTGTTCTTTGTGTCCAATAACAGTGAGCGGCCAGAGGAAGAGTACGTGAATAAGTTCATCAGGATCGGAGTGAAGGATTTTCAAGCG GACGTCAAAGAAGGCGTTCGACTTTCCAATTTGGAAGAAATCACGGAACCGGAACAAAAAATGGGCGCTGTTTTATTTGACATCAACAGCAATTTAAATTACGTGCAAATGACAGCGGCCACGCGATATCTAGCAGACAAAGATTGTGATTTTCTTTTGGGAGCTCCAGATCCGAGATTTAGGCTGGGGACAGGGGTAATGCTTCCAA tttGCAACGACTTCTACCTCATTCTTAAGCGTTTAACGGGACGAGAGGCGACAATAGTTGGCAAACCGTCGGTTTTGCTTGGAGAAATTTTGAAGGACATCTATAAATTGGACAATCCCAAACGTTGTCTGTTTGTTGGCGATTCTCTGGCGGTCGATATACCTTTCGGTCTGAATTGTGGCTTCCAAACCTTGCTTGTATTGAGCGGCTGCACACCCATAGAGGAAATGTGGCAAGCAAATGCGGAGGATCAGCCTCATTTTTATGCGGATGGCATAGCAGATTTTATAgagttatatgcaaatataagtaaaaaagCATAA
- the LOC105225159 gene encoding uncharacterized protein LOC105225159 has product MSARKVPHILKLSAEEQREFVNSFDVVMCDCDGVMWMLSSPLPRTGEAVNALKDDGKRVFFVSNNSERPEEEYVNKFTSIGVKDFQTNHIMHPAKSMLYYIKKHDIKQPVFSTCSADGNDVLRRGGVDVRTLDVKEGVRLSNLKKITEPEQKMGAVLFDVNCNLNYVQMTAATRYLADKDCDFLLGAPDPKITLGTGLLLPIFNDFYLILKRLTGREATIVGKPSVLLGEILKDIYKLDNPKRCLFVGDSLDVDIPFGLNCGFQTLLVLSGCTPIEEMWQASAEDQPHFYADSIADFIELFANISKKA; this is encoded by the exons ATGTCTGCTCGCAAAGTACCGCATATTCTGAAGCTCTCGGCTGAGGAGCAGAGGGAGTTCGTCAACTCCTTCGACGTGGTGATGTGTGATTGCGATGGTGTTATGTGGATGCTTTCGTCTCCGCTGCCTAGGACGGGTGAAGCGGTGAATGCGCTGAAGGATGATGGCAAGCGGGTGTTCTTTGTGTCCAATAACAGTGAGCGGCCAGAGGAAGAGTATGTGAATAAGTTCACCAGCATCGGAGTGAAGGATTTTCAAACG AACCACATTATGCATCCAGCTAAGTCCATGTTGTACTATATAAAGAAGCACGATATAAAGCAGCCGGTTTTCTCAACATGTAGCGCCGATGGTAATGATGTGCTTCGTCGTGGAGGCGTAGATGTGAGGACTTTG GACGTCAAAGAAGGCGTTCGACTttccaatttgaaaaaaatcacgGAACCGGAACAAAAAATGGGCGCTGTTTTGTTTGACGTCAACTGCAATTTAAATTATGTGCAAATGACAGCGGCCACGCGATATCTAGCAGACAAAGATTGCGATTTTCTCTTGGGTGCTCCAGATCCGAAAATTACGCTGGGGACAGGACTATTGCTTCCAA ttttcaacGACTTCTACCTCATTCTTAAGCGTTTAACGGGACGAGAGGCGACAATAGTTGGCAAACCGTCGGTTTTGCTTGGAGAAATTTTGAAGGACATCTATAAATTGGACAATCCCAAACGTTGTCTGTTTGTTGGCGATTCTCTGGATGTCGATATACCTTTCGGTCTAAATTGTGGCTTCCAAACCTTGCTTGTATTGAGCGGCTGCACACCCATAGAGGAAATGTGGCAAGCAAGTGCGGAGGATCAGCCTCATTTTTATGCGGATAGCATAGCAGATTTTATAGAGTTATTTgcaaatataagtaaaaaagcataa
- the LOC125775310 gene encoding uncharacterized protein LOC125775310 isoform X1 yields MSARKVPHILKLSAKEQKEFVNSFDVVLCDCDGVMWMASSPLPRTGEAVNALKDDGKQVFFVSNNSERPEEEYVNKFIRIGVKDFQANHIMHPAKSMLYYIKKHNIKQPVFSTCSADGNDVLRRGGVDVRTLDVKEGVRLSNLEEITEPEQKMGAVLFDINSNLNYVQMTAATRYLADKDCDFLLGAPDPRFRLGTGVMLPICNDFYLILKRLTGREATIVGKPSVLLGEILKDIYKLDNPKRCLFVGDSLAVDIPFGLNCGFQTLLVLSGCTPIEEMWQANAEDQPHFYADGIADFIELYANISKKA; encoded by the exons ATGTCTGCCCGCAAAGTACCGCATATTTTGAAGCTCTCGGCTAAGGAGCAGAAGGAGTTCGTCAACTCCTTCGATGTAGTGTTGTGTGATTGCGACGGTGTTATGTGGATGGCTTCGTCTCCGCTGCCTAGGACGGGTGAAGCGGTGAATGCGCTGAAGGACGATGGCAAGCAGGTGTTCTTTGTGTCCAATAACAGTGAGCGGCCAGAGGAAGAGTACGTGAATAAGTTCATCAGGATCGGAGTGAAGGATTTTCAAGCG AACCACATTATGCATCCAGCTAAGTCCATGTTGTACTATATAAAGAAGCACAATATAAAGCAGCCGGTTTTCTCAACATGTAGCGCCGATGGTAATGATGTGCTTCGTCGTGGAGGCGTAGATGTGAGGACTTTG GACGTCAAAGAAGGCGTTCGACTTTCCAATTTGGAAGAAATCACGGAACCGGAACAAAAAATGGGCGCTGTTTTATTTGACATCAACAGCAATTTAAATTACGTGCAAATGACAGCGGCCACGCGATATCTAGCAGACAAAGATTGTGATTTTCTTTTGGGAGCTCCAGATCCGAGATTTAGGCTGGGGACAGGGGTAATGCTTCCAA tttGCAACGACTTCTACCTCATTCTTAAGCGTTTAACGGGACGAGAGGCGACAATAGTTGGCAAACCGTCGGTTTTGCTTGGAGAAATTTTGAAGGACATCTATAAATTGGACAATCCCAAACGTTGTCTGTTTGTTGGCGATTCTCTGGCGGTCGATATACCTTTCGGTCTGAATTGTGGCTTCCAAACCTTGCTTGTATTGAGCGGCTGCACACCCATAGAGGAAATGTGGCAAGCAAATGCGGAGGATCAGCCTCATTTTTATGCGGATGGCATAGCAGATTTTATAgagttatatgcaaatataagtaaaaaagCATAA
- the LOC125778469 gene encoding chronophin-like isoform X2, with translation MSARKVPHILKLSAEEQKEFVNSFDVVMCDCDGVMWMATSPLPRTGEAANALKDDGKRVYFVSNNSERPEEEYVNKFTRIGVKDFQAVTKEDVEIATLDKITRPEQKMGAVLYDINLNLTYAQIAAATRYLADKDCQFIAGGTDWLLPMSKDLTLPGFCDFLDTIKRFSGREPTIVSKPAVLLGEILKDVYKLADPKRCLFVGDSLTHDVRFGLNCGFQTLLVLSGGAHIEEMWQASAENQPHFYADSIADFIELYANISKNT, from the exons ATGTCTGCTCGCAAAGTACCGCATATTTTGAAGCTCTCGGCTGAGGAGCAGAAGGAGTTCGTCAACTCCTTCGATGTGGTGATGTGTGATTGTGATGGTGTTATGTGGATGGCTACGTCTCCGCTGCCTAGGACGGGTGAAGCGGCGAATGCGCTGAAGGATGATGGCAAGCGAGTGTATTTTGTGTCCAATAATAGTGAGCGGCCAGAGGAAGAGTATGTGAATAAGTTCACCAGGATCGGAGTGAAGGATTTTCAAGCG gTCACTAAGGAAGACGTTGAAATCGCCACTTTGGACAAAATCACAAGACCGGAACAAAAAATGGGCGCTGTTTTGTATGATATCAATTTGAATCTGACTTATGCGCAAATAGCAGCGGCCACAAGATATCTAGCAGACAAGGATTGCCAGTTTATTGCCGGTGGTACAGATTGGTTATTACCGATGTCGAAAGATCTAACCTTACCAG GATTTTGCGATTTCCTCGACACAATTAAGCGGTTCTCAGGACGCGAGCCGACAATCGTAAGCAAACCGGCGGTTTTGCTTGGTGAAATTTTGAAGGACGTCTATAAATTGGCCGATCCCAAGCGTTGTCTCTTTGTGGGCGATTCTCTCACGCACGATGTGCGCTTCGGTCTGAATTGTGGCTTTCAAACCTTGCTCGTTTTGAGCGGCGGTGCACATATAGAGGAAATGTGGCAAGCAAGTGCGGAGAATCAGCCTCATTTTTATGCGGATAGCATAGCCGATTTTATAGAATTATATGctaatataagtaaaaatacTTAA
- the LOC105225180 gene encoding uncharacterized protein LOC105225180 yields MSARKVSHILKLSAAEQREFVNSFDVVLCDCDGVLWMVSSPLPRTGEAVNALKDDGKQVRFVSNNSLRLDEEYVNKFTRIGVKDFQANDIMHPAKSMLYYMKKHNIKQPVFSLCSGHGNETLRHGGVDVRTLVTKEDVEIATLDKITRPEQKMGAVLYDINLNLTYAQIAAATRYLADKDCHFIAGGTDWLLPIKADLTLPGFCDFLDTIKRFSGREPTIVSKPAVLLGEILKDIYKLADPKRCLFVGDSLTHDVRFGLNCGFQTLLVLSGSTPIEQMWQAKAEDQPHFYADSMADFIELYANISKNT; encoded by the exons ATGTCTGCCCGCAAAGTATCGCATATTTTGAAGCTCTCGGCTGCGGAGCAGAGGGAGTTCGTCAACTCCTTCGATGTAGTGTTGTGTGATTGTGACGGTGTTTTGTGGATGGTTTCGTCTCCGCTGCCTAGGACGGGTGAAGCGGTGAATGCGCTGAAGGATGATGGCAAGCAAGTGCGCTTTGTATCCAATAACAGTTTGCGCTTGGATGAGGAGTACGTGAATAAGTTCACCAGGATCGGAGTGAAGGATTTTCAAGCG AATGACATTATGCATCCAGCTAAGTCCATGTTGTACTATATGAAGAAGCATAATATAAAGCAGCCGGTTTTCTCTTTATGCAGTGGACACGGTAATGAAACGCTTCGTCATGGAGGCGTAGACGTGAGGACTTTG gtCACTAAAGAAGACGTTGAAATCGCCACTTTGGACAAAATCACAAGACCGGAACAAAAAATGGGCGCTGTTTTGTATGATATCAATTTAAATCTGACTTATGCGCAAATAGCAGCGGCCACGAGATATCTAGCAGATAAAGACTGTCATTTTATTGCCGGTGGTACAGATTGGCTATTACCGATAAAGGCAGATCTAACCTTACCAG GATTTTGCGATTTCCTCGACACAATTAAACGCTTCTCAGGACGCGAGCCGACAATCGTAAGCAAACCGGCGGTTTTGCTTGGTGAAATTTTGAAGGACATCTACAAATTGGCCGATCCCAAGCGTTGTCTGTTTGTGGGCGATTCTCTCACGCACGATGTGCGCTTCGGTCTGAATTGTGGCTTCCAAACCTTGCTCGTTTTGAGCGGTAGCACACCCATAGAGCAAATGTGGCAAGCAAAAGCGGAGGATCAGCCTCATTTTTATGCGGATAGCATGGCCGATTTTATAGAATTATATGctaatataagtaaaaatacTTAA